A single region of the Gossypium arboreum isolate Shixiya-1 chromosome 12, ASM2569848v2, whole genome shotgun sequence genome encodes:
- the LOC108479362 gene encoding uncharacterized protein LOC108479362 isoform X2: MGSFNAENGFGGTQLSSRELGLKEEPGTCNVCVSSFSPCVSKQMASTATKTNEFLGKACQKKDSNHYSFNDADLSSPQMNRACNDRQRTSSESSHPLSVCLSRESFSDVVESEETLRDCNTYESIKMSTKTNLPSACANNIGPLKAPIFHNKFVPNKFEKQESECLGDNISFVCVSDYAKTKAADHTSDADKKNLSYNSASVDSFPGTEKEVNGQPACFLVGSPCGDVDDNHPRRSNRSSIESSQEILYCSNKSDMSEISSLRDSCAGASSAKREHSECSEEQVQSTFARTGSIRVGSQIGDGHNYAESMEVDNRTNEREQTAELKSTTVAKEINMEETNIGSQPAACSDAPDSIEYEVKVCDICGDIGREELLAVCSNCSDGAEHIYCMRVKMDSVPKGDWMCEECVLSKETERRKQDKMEGGVKIFKKTLASESETKPLEVEESEAHKVSSTPSFTSKRPSGSLQAVRNKAFGADLKSPTTSSCSSKVSMHQSGGHSSSTTPGTVCSPTELRSKSLKLPSQHQVSKGLLSKSKSFSNRSLKEDVQLLKEGSCGNEGLAKGTTANESERRIQTVSKSVSLKNMSYTVNNSNHDTKLLPNSSRVEDLKRSRHPKGQHPKGQSPIKTEKKLKLSNSDALAGADKRIASVKNGLACPSSSLCNDLVDVKGHETSDNSLKTSSTSAQKSFLTEEKKRVLNVKHCVEYSPVVPAISKKHSSAAVQSERPCPRDSTIFASGVPVPSWISVVPQLDSIWQGKFEIQRSGGLPFACDGLQAHLSTYASHKVLEVVQKLPLKLSLEEAPRLSMWPTQFMKSHATEDNIALYFFAKELDSYERSYKNLLDRMIKYDFSLKGNFGGFELLIFPSNLLPEKSQCWNNMLFLWGVFRGKRFQCSEQISAMSCEKLFPPGKSSESLSALNSNAFPDSMTVASGKKAEVCETKESSSEQKMNALDVQIGSQQVGIIDSSQREERESGKRPEIDLNCSIQEKQEYFADHVEADDTNDGKRLKSCFGGMDVDRNRIKDIINDRCSLPVNGRGPSIYGNEVYDMSIVPLESDSVGNKYSWKHLLQQQVLSNDSGKQVKSRVSNLELALGVGRSLSAHGNMPPSFMVMSNGDSRDEISDTSPSLALSLALPYPKAGGSGSGTTLKLASDMKLPKCQEVNTTLSLFGGSSES; encoded by the exons ATG GGATCATTTAATGCTGAAAATGGTTTTGGCGGCACCCAATTGTCAAGCAGGGAACTAGGTTTAAAAGAAGAACCTGGAACATGCAATGTGTGTGTTTCTTCATTTTCACCGTGTGTGTCCAAACAAATGGCATCGACAGCAACAAAGACAAATGAGTTTCTAGGCAAAGCCTGTCAAAAAAAGGATAGTAACCATTACTCTTTTAACGATGCTGATTTGTCATCTCCTCAGATGAATAGAGCATGCAATGATAGACAGCGTACAAGTAGTGAGTCAAGTCATCCTCTCAGTGTATGCTTGAGTCGCGAATCCTTCTCTGATGTTGTAGAGAGTGAAGAAACGTTGAGGGATTGTAACACCTATGAGAGCATCAAGATGAGTACAAAAACAAACCTGCCTTCGGCTTGTGCAAATAATATTGGGCCACTGAAAGCACCAATCTTTCATAATAAATTTGTCCCCAATAAGTTTGAGAAACAAGAGTCGGAATGCCTTGGAGATAATATTTCCTTTGTGTGTGTATCAGACTATGCAAAAACAAAGGCTGCTGACCATACTAGTGATGCAGACAAGAAAAATTTATCTTACAACTCAGCTTCAGTTGATAGTTTCCCTGGGACTGAAAAGGAAGTTAACGGTCAACCTGCTTGTTTTCTAGTTGGTAGTCCTTGTGGTGATGTAGATGATAATCATCCAAGGAGATCAAACAGATCGTCCATTGAATCTTCCCAGGAGATTCTGTATTGTTCAAACAAGTCAGATATGTCAGAAATTTCATCTTTACGAGATTCATGTGCTGGTGCCAGCTCAGCAAAG AGAGAACATTCCGAGTGTTCTGAGGAACAAGTCCAATCAACTTTTGCCAGAACAGGTTCCATACGGGTTGGCAGTCAGATCGGTGATGGACATAACTATGCTGAATCTATGGAAGTTGATAATAGAACAAATGAAAGAGAGCAAACAGCTGAACTAAAGTCCACTACAGTGGCTAAGGAAATTAATATGGAGGAAACTAATATTGGATCACAGCCTGCTGCTTGTAGTGATGCACCAGACAGCATTGAGTATGAA GTCAAAGTTTGTGATATATGCGGTGACATAGGTCGAGAGGAGTTGCTTGCTGTTTGTAGCAACTGCAGTGATGGAGCAGAACACAT TTATTGTATGCGTGTGAAGATGGACAGTGTTCCCAAAGGTGATTGGATGTGTGAGGAATGTGTGCTCAGTAAAGAAACTGAGAGGCGAAAACAAGACAAAATGGAGGGAGGAgttaagatttttaaaaaaaCACTTGCTTCAGAATCAGAAACCAAACCTTTGGAGGTCGAGGAAAGTGAAGCACATAAAGTTAGTTCAACTCCTTCGTTTACTTCGAAGAGACCTTCTGGCAGTTTACAAGCAGTTAGAAATAAGGCTTTTGGAGCAGATTTGAAATCACCTACGACATCGAGTTGCAGCAGCAAAGTTTCGATGCATCAATCTGGAGGCCACTCGTCTAGCACTACTCCGGGAACTGTGTGCTCACCTACCGAATTAAGGAGTAAATCACTTAAATTGCCATCACAACATCAGGTGTCAAAGG GATTACTTTCCAAGTCCAAATCATTCTCTAATAGGAGCTTAAAAGAAGATGTCCAACTGCTGAAGGAAGGCAGTTGTGGCAATGAAGGCTTGGCTAAAGGAACTACTGCTAATGAGAGTGAGAGGAGGATTCAAACGGTGTCTAAATCTGTGTCATTGAAGAATATGAGCTATACTGTGAATAATAGTAATCACGACACTAAATTACTTCCCAACTCTTCTCGCGTTGAGGATTTGAAGAGATCAAGGCATCCAAAAGGACAGCATCCAAAAGGACAGTCTCCAATTAAGacagaaaagaaattgaaattatcCAACAGTGATGCACTTGCGGGGGCTGATAAAAGAATTGCTTCTGTCAAAAATGGTTTGGCATGCCCTTCCAGTTCCTTGTGTAATGATTTAGTGGATGTGAAAGGTCATGAAACATCAGATAATTCCTTAAAAACATCTAGTACTTCTGCACAAAAAAGTTTTCTGACTGAAGAGAAAAAGAGAGTTCTTAATGTGAAGCACTGTGTTGAGTACTCTCCAGTAGTACCTGCTATCAGTAAAAAGCATTCCAGTGCTGCTGTGCAGTCTGAACGGCCTTGCCCGAGAGATTCAACTATTTTTGCTTCTGGAGTACCTGTGCCTTCTTGGATTTCTGTTGTTCCACAGCTTGATTCTATATGGCA AGGCAAGTTTGAAATTCAAAGGAGTGGTGGACTTCCATTTGCTTGTGATGGACTGCAAGCACACTTGTCAACTTATGCCTCACATAAAGTTCTTGAAGTAGTGCAGAAACTGCCTCTAAAACTGTCGTTGGAGGAAGCACCTCGATTGAGCATGTGGCCCACTCAATTCATGAAAAGCCATGCCACTGAAGATAATATTGCGCTCTACTTTTTTGCAAAAGAACTTGACAG TTACGAAAGAAGCTATAAGAACTTGTTGGACAGGATGATTAAGTATGATTTTAGCCTCAAAGGGAACTTTGGCGGGTTTGAGCTTTTAATATTCCCCTCGAACCTACTTCCAGAAAAATCTCAGT GTTGGAATAACATGCTGTTTTTATGGGGTGTATTTAGAGGAAAGAGGTTTCAGTGCTCAGAACAAATTTCAGCCATGTCTTGCGAGAAATTGTTCCCCCCTGGAAAGTCAAGTGAAAGTTTATCTGCATTGAACTCCAATGCTTTCCCGGACTCAATGACAGTCGCTTCTGGAAAAAAAGCTGAAGTTTGTGAAACCAAAGAATCTTCTTCGGAACAGAAGATGAATGCCCTGGATGTACAAATAGGTAGTCAGCAAGTGGGCATAATCGACTCATCTCAG AGAGAAGAAAGAGAGTCAGGAAAAAGACCTGAAATTGATCTCAACTGTTCTATTCAAGAAAAACAAGAATATTTTGCAGATCATGTGGAGGCTGATGATACTAATGACGGCAAGAGATTAAAGAGTTGTTTTGGTGGAATGGATGTAGATAGGAATAGGATAAAAGATATAATAAATGATAGATGTTCCCTTCCTGTAAATGGCAGAGGCCCTAGCATCTACGGCAATGAAGTGTATGATATGTCGATAGTTCCTCTGGAATCGGATTCAGTAGGTAATAAGTATAGCTGGAAGCACTTGTTGCAGCAGCAAGTTCTTTCAAATGACAGTGGGAAACAGGTAAAGTCAAGAGTTTCAAATCTTGAGCTTGCCCTGGGGGTTGGAAGGAGTCTTTCAGCTCACGGAAATATGCCCCCATCTTTTATGGTGATGAGCAATGGGGATTCACGAGACGAGATCTCCGACACTAGTCCTTCACTTGCTCTTTCCCTTGCATTGCCTTATCCTAAGGCAGGTGGTAGCGGCAGCGGCACCACATTAAAACTTGCTTCAGACATGAAGTTACCCAAGTGCCAAGAGGTGAACACTACACTGTCGCTTTTTGGTGGCTCTTCAGAATCTTAG
- the LOC108479362 gene encoding uncharacterized protein LOC108479362 isoform X1, translating into MGSFNAENGFGGTQLSSRELGLKEEPGTCNVCVSSFSPCVSKQMASTATKTNEFLGKACQKKDSNHYSFNDADLSSPQMNRACNDRQRTSSESSHPLSVCLSRESFSDVVESEETLRDCNTYESIKMSTKTNLPSACANNIGPLKAPIFHNKFVPNKFEKQESECLGDNISFVCVSDYAKTKAADHTSDADKKNLSYNSASVDSFPGTEKEVNGQPACFLVGSPCGDVDDNHPRRSNRSSIESSQEILYCSNKSDMSEISSLRDSCAGASSAKREHSECSEEQVQSTFARTGSIRVGSQIGDGHNYAESMEVDNRTNEREQTAELKSTTVAKEINMEETNIGSQPAACSDAPDSIEYEVKVCDICGDIGREELLAVCSNCSDGAEHIYCMRVKMDSVPKGDWMCEECVLSKETERRKQDKMEGGVKIFKKTLASESETKPLEVEESEAHKVSSTPSFTSKRPSGSLQAVRNKAFGADLKSPTTSSCSSKVSMHQSGGHSSSTTPGTVCSPTELRSKSLKLPSQHQVSKGLLSKSKSFSNRSLKEDVQLLKEGSCGNEGLAKGTTANESERRIQTVSKSVSLKNMSYTVNNSNHDTKLLPNSSRVEDLKRSRHPKGQHPKGQSPIKTEKKLKLSNSDALAGADKRIASVKNGLACPSSSLCNDLVDVKGHETSDNSLKTSSTSAQKSFLTEEKKRVLNVKHCVEYSPVVPAISKKHSSAAVQSERPCPRDSTIFASGVPVPSWISVVPQLDSIWQGKFEIQRSGGLPFACDGLQAHLSTYASHKVLEVVQKLPLKLSLEEAPRLSMWPTQFMKSHATEDNIALYFFAKELDSYERSYKNLLDRMIKYDFSLKGNFGGFELLIFPSNLLPEKSQCWNNMLFLWGVFRGKRFQCSEQISAMSCEKLFPPGKSSESLSALNSNAFPDSMTVASGKKAEVCETKESSSEQKMNALDVQIGSQQVGIIDSSQCFMQREERESGKRPEIDLNCSIQEKQEYFADHVEADDTNDGKRLKSCFGGMDVDRNRIKDIINDRCSLPVNGRGPSIYGNEVYDMSIVPLESDSVGNKYSWKHLLQQQVLSNDSGKQVKSRVSNLELALGVGRSLSAHGNMPPSFMVMSNGDSRDEISDTSPSLALSLALPYPKAGGSGSGTTLKLASDMKLPKCQEVNTTLSLFGGSSES; encoded by the exons ATG GGATCATTTAATGCTGAAAATGGTTTTGGCGGCACCCAATTGTCAAGCAGGGAACTAGGTTTAAAAGAAGAACCTGGAACATGCAATGTGTGTGTTTCTTCATTTTCACCGTGTGTGTCCAAACAAATGGCATCGACAGCAACAAAGACAAATGAGTTTCTAGGCAAAGCCTGTCAAAAAAAGGATAGTAACCATTACTCTTTTAACGATGCTGATTTGTCATCTCCTCAGATGAATAGAGCATGCAATGATAGACAGCGTACAAGTAGTGAGTCAAGTCATCCTCTCAGTGTATGCTTGAGTCGCGAATCCTTCTCTGATGTTGTAGAGAGTGAAGAAACGTTGAGGGATTGTAACACCTATGAGAGCATCAAGATGAGTACAAAAACAAACCTGCCTTCGGCTTGTGCAAATAATATTGGGCCACTGAAAGCACCAATCTTTCATAATAAATTTGTCCCCAATAAGTTTGAGAAACAAGAGTCGGAATGCCTTGGAGATAATATTTCCTTTGTGTGTGTATCAGACTATGCAAAAACAAAGGCTGCTGACCATACTAGTGATGCAGACAAGAAAAATTTATCTTACAACTCAGCTTCAGTTGATAGTTTCCCTGGGACTGAAAAGGAAGTTAACGGTCAACCTGCTTGTTTTCTAGTTGGTAGTCCTTGTGGTGATGTAGATGATAATCATCCAAGGAGATCAAACAGATCGTCCATTGAATCTTCCCAGGAGATTCTGTATTGTTCAAACAAGTCAGATATGTCAGAAATTTCATCTTTACGAGATTCATGTGCTGGTGCCAGCTCAGCAAAG AGAGAACATTCCGAGTGTTCTGAGGAACAAGTCCAATCAACTTTTGCCAGAACAGGTTCCATACGGGTTGGCAGTCAGATCGGTGATGGACATAACTATGCTGAATCTATGGAAGTTGATAATAGAACAAATGAAAGAGAGCAAACAGCTGAACTAAAGTCCACTACAGTGGCTAAGGAAATTAATATGGAGGAAACTAATATTGGATCACAGCCTGCTGCTTGTAGTGATGCACCAGACAGCATTGAGTATGAA GTCAAAGTTTGTGATATATGCGGTGACATAGGTCGAGAGGAGTTGCTTGCTGTTTGTAGCAACTGCAGTGATGGAGCAGAACACAT TTATTGTATGCGTGTGAAGATGGACAGTGTTCCCAAAGGTGATTGGATGTGTGAGGAATGTGTGCTCAGTAAAGAAACTGAGAGGCGAAAACAAGACAAAATGGAGGGAGGAgttaagatttttaaaaaaaCACTTGCTTCAGAATCAGAAACCAAACCTTTGGAGGTCGAGGAAAGTGAAGCACATAAAGTTAGTTCAACTCCTTCGTTTACTTCGAAGAGACCTTCTGGCAGTTTACAAGCAGTTAGAAATAAGGCTTTTGGAGCAGATTTGAAATCACCTACGACATCGAGTTGCAGCAGCAAAGTTTCGATGCATCAATCTGGAGGCCACTCGTCTAGCACTACTCCGGGAACTGTGTGCTCACCTACCGAATTAAGGAGTAAATCACTTAAATTGCCATCACAACATCAGGTGTCAAAGG GATTACTTTCCAAGTCCAAATCATTCTCTAATAGGAGCTTAAAAGAAGATGTCCAACTGCTGAAGGAAGGCAGTTGTGGCAATGAAGGCTTGGCTAAAGGAACTACTGCTAATGAGAGTGAGAGGAGGATTCAAACGGTGTCTAAATCTGTGTCATTGAAGAATATGAGCTATACTGTGAATAATAGTAATCACGACACTAAATTACTTCCCAACTCTTCTCGCGTTGAGGATTTGAAGAGATCAAGGCATCCAAAAGGACAGCATCCAAAAGGACAGTCTCCAATTAAGacagaaaagaaattgaaattatcCAACAGTGATGCACTTGCGGGGGCTGATAAAAGAATTGCTTCTGTCAAAAATGGTTTGGCATGCCCTTCCAGTTCCTTGTGTAATGATTTAGTGGATGTGAAAGGTCATGAAACATCAGATAATTCCTTAAAAACATCTAGTACTTCTGCACAAAAAAGTTTTCTGACTGAAGAGAAAAAGAGAGTTCTTAATGTGAAGCACTGTGTTGAGTACTCTCCAGTAGTACCTGCTATCAGTAAAAAGCATTCCAGTGCTGCTGTGCAGTCTGAACGGCCTTGCCCGAGAGATTCAACTATTTTTGCTTCTGGAGTACCTGTGCCTTCTTGGATTTCTGTTGTTCCACAGCTTGATTCTATATGGCA AGGCAAGTTTGAAATTCAAAGGAGTGGTGGACTTCCATTTGCTTGTGATGGACTGCAAGCACACTTGTCAACTTATGCCTCACATAAAGTTCTTGAAGTAGTGCAGAAACTGCCTCTAAAACTGTCGTTGGAGGAAGCACCTCGATTGAGCATGTGGCCCACTCAATTCATGAAAAGCCATGCCACTGAAGATAATATTGCGCTCTACTTTTTTGCAAAAGAACTTGACAG TTACGAAAGAAGCTATAAGAACTTGTTGGACAGGATGATTAAGTATGATTTTAGCCTCAAAGGGAACTTTGGCGGGTTTGAGCTTTTAATATTCCCCTCGAACCTACTTCCAGAAAAATCTCAGT GTTGGAATAACATGCTGTTTTTATGGGGTGTATTTAGAGGAAAGAGGTTTCAGTGCTCAGAACAAATTTCAGCCATGTCTTGCGAGAAATTGTTCCCCCCTGGAAAGTCAAGTGAAAGTTTATCTGCATTGAACTCCAATGCTTTCCCGGACTCAATGACAGTCGCTTCTGGAAAAAAAGCTGAAGTTTGTGAAACCAAAGAATCTTCTTCGGAACAGAAGATGAATGCCCTGGATGTACAAATAGGTAGTCAGCAAGTGGGCATAATCGACTCATCTCAG TGTTTCATGCAGAGAGAAGAAAGAGAGTCAGGAAAAAGACCTGAAATTGATCTCAACTGTTCTATTCAAGAAAAACAAGAATATTTTGCAGATCATGTGGAGGCTGATGATACTAATGACGGCAAGAGATTAAAGAGTTGTTTTGGTGGAATGGATGTAGATAGGAATAGGATAAAAGATATAATAAATGATAGATGTTCCCTTCCTGTAAATGGCAGAGGCCCTAGCATCTACGGCAATGAAGTGTATGATATGTCGATAGTTCCTCTGGAATCGGATTCAGTAGGTAATAAGTATAGCTGGAAGCACTTGTTGCAGCAGCAAGTTCTTTCAAATGACAGTGGGAAACAGGTAAAGTCAAGAGTTTCAAATCTTGAGCTTGCCCTGGGGGTTGGAAGGAGTCTTTCAGCTCACGGAAATATGCCCCCATCTTTTATGGTGATGAGCAATGGGGATTCACGAGACGAGATCTCCGACACTAGTCCTTCACTTGCTCTTTCCCTTGCATTGCCTTATCCTAAGGCAGGTGGTAGCGGCAGCGGCACCACATTAAAACTTGCTTCAGACATGAAGTTACCCAAGTGCCAAGAGGTGAACACTACACTGTCGCTTTTTGGTGGCTCTTCAGAATCTTAG